The Leptodactylus fuscus isolate aLepFus1 chromosome 5, aLepFus1.hap2, whole genome shotgun sequence genome segment TAGTTCCCCGCAGTCAGCTCGGCCATACATTATCGACTGCTTGCTCTTACAGAATTGATCTATTGACTGACATTACTGCTGACATTATTCACATCCTGACACTGACAAATGACAGAGCTTCTACGTGACAGGCGGTGACCTCAGTCTAGGCGATACTGACGGCCACTTGTTATAATGGAATGGTGGACAGAATATAAAGCTTCTATGTAGAGGGGCATCAGGGGTATTATACAGGGGTGTCATATCTGCCCCCCATCCCTCCCCATAAGCCAGAGCCACTGTAATACAGACACATCTATATAACAACCGAAGAGATTTCTATCATTGACGGATGAGATGACGTAGAGACTAAACCATGTCCAAATCCGAAATCCCGAGGATTGTAATTGCAGCACAAATCCACATTTCTCAATCCCCTGGGGGTCGCTTCTCCATAAACACTCCATTACACAATCAGATCCATAAAATACACAATACTTAACACAACGCAGCCGAATCCTGTGTATATAACTGAGGAAGGCTCAGCATGAGCAAAAGGACAGATACATCCCCCCACCAAAAAATGTTCCCTATTAGTCCACTATCTAAGTCTGCCAAAGTTCAGGGTCACTGCAAGAAGATGCGACATCTTAAAAACCATTGCTCAATATCCCAGGAATGTGGGGAAAACAGAAACGTACTGTCCCCGAGAGAtgcctatagatatatatagatatcgcAGACTCCGGGGGTAATGAGAACTGGATCTATCCCGCTATCTCATTGGAACGAGTTCACACTAGAGATGGGTCAACCGACTAGTACCGAGCtggatttgacctgaattttctAAATTGTACGTTTTTTACAAAACCGAACAAATAGAAATTCGTcttgggcaaactaaaatggccgcaacattatattgtggggtttcttcataggtggaggcccaggggaggttatcactttctgttacctcttttggtctTCCTTGTAGCATCTGGTGGTCTCCTACAAGATGTCATTCGTTATGGACCCAAAACGAATCTTGGACGCGAACCTGAAACAAATCCCAATGGTTCGTCCCCCTCTAGCTCACAAATTTGCAAGGGAAATCTTCCTGACATCAGGGGAAAGAGTTCTACTTCTGTGTATATCAGTCGGAAGACCAGGTGGAATCCACTGAAGATTGggcaggagagaaaaaaaatctccaaaaaaTTCCATATGGTCTCCAGCCGAAATTGGTGCATCTGGCCGACATCTGCCTAATGTGTATTGGTCTAAAGTTGTACCAATGTTGAAATATCAGGATGACACCAAAGTAGGCCAAGAGCTCGGTGTTCTACTGGTGGCTTCTCCTTGAAACCATCttgaaacttaaagaggacctttcaccatatctgggcaaaggcagtgctacagtcctatgaaaaagtttgggcacccctattaatcttaatcatttttagttctaaatattttggtgtttgcagcagccatttcagtttgatatatctaataactgatggacacagtaatatttcaggattgaaatgaggtttattgtactaacagaaaatgcgcaatatgcattaaaccaaaatttgaccggtgcaaaaatatgggcacctcaacagaaaagtgacattaatatttagtagatcctccttttgcaaagataacagcctctagtcgcttcctgtagcttttaatcagttcctggatcctggatgaagggattttggaccatttctttctacaaaacaattcaagttcagttaagtttgatggtggccgaacatggacagcccgctctcaaatgatctgaaaacaaagattgttcaacatagttgttcaggggaaggatacaaaacgttgtctcagagatttaacctgtcagtttccactgtgaggaacatagtaaggaaatggaagaccacagggacagttcttgttaagcccagaagtggcaggccaagaaaaatatcagaaaggcagagaagaagaatggtgagaacagtcaaggacaatccacagaccacctccaaagagctgcagcatcatcttgctgcagatggtgtcactgtgcatcggtcaactatacagcgcactttgcacaaatagaagctgtatgggagagtgatgagaaagaagccgtttctgcacgtacgccacaaatagagttgcctgaggtatgaaaaagcacatttggacaaggcagcttcattttggaaacaaaaattgagttgtttggttataaaaaaaggcgttatgcatggcgtccaaaaagaaacagcattccaagaaaaacacatgctacccactgtaaaatttggtggaggttccatcatgctttggggctgtgtggccaatgccggcatcgggaatcttgttaaagttgagggtcgcatggattccactcagtatcagcagattcttgagaataatgttcaagaatcagtgacgaagttgaagttacgccggggatggatatttcagcaagacaatgatccaaaacaccgctccaaatcctcaggcattcatgcagaagaacaattacaatgttctggaatggccatcccagtccccagacctgaatatcattgaacatctgtgggatgatttgaagcgggctgtccatgctcggcgaccatctaacttaactgaacttgaattgtttgtccaaaatacctttatccaggatccaggaactgattaaaagctacaggaagcgactagaggctgttatctttgcaaaaggaggatctactaaatattaatgtcacttttctgttgaggtgcccatacttttgcaccggtcaaattttggtttaatgcatattgcacattttctgttagtacaataaacctcatttcaatcctgaaatattactgtgtccatcagttattagatatatcaaactgaaatggctgttgcaaataccaaaatatttagaactaaaaatgattaagattaataggggtgcccaaactttttcataggactgtatatactgccagaaagctgacagtgcgctgaattcagcgcactgtcggctttcccgatccgtgcccggtgtaaagcgctatcggtcccggtaccgtagcgctttacagtcagaagggcttttctgaccattagccagagacgtccttctgcctcgcggcgccaatcgcgctgtactgtggagccgggaggaacgccccctccctctcctgataatgctagtctacggacaagctgtgcgagcagagggagggggcgttcctccccgctccacagcacagcgcgattggcgccgcgaggcagaaggacgtctctggccaatggtcagaaacgcccttctgaccatagaagagctacggtaccgggccgtaagctcttcacaccgggcacagatcgggaaagccgacagtgcgctgaattcagcgcactgtcagctttctggcagtatatagaactgcctgtgcccggacatggtgaaaggtcttctttaagaggcGTTCATTTTTGGAAATAGTAAAGTCATGACCATGGGGATTGCACAACATTACAGTCATGTCCTGGCTGCTTACAGAGAACAATAGATAACAATAGTCTTTACATAGATTGGATATTCGGATAAGTCATCTCCTCACTCTTGTCCTTCAGGTAGTCTTGGGTGAAGTCACCACGTGGCTAACTAAGCTTGAACCTAATCCTACACATCACTGAACTTTTTCCCTGGTGATTCATCTAAACCAATTCCAGCTCTGCAGGCCATTTAATTCTGCTCGGTCAAGGCTTTGATGCTACTGACAATAGCAAATTTCTGTGATCTATAAATAACCTGCTATAAAAAGCCGCAGGAAACCATGAAATGGAAGGAATGTGGGAATGTGTCACGAAAACGGCCTACTTTTAAGTTTTTGAACATATGATTAAGAATCGTAGCTGATTTTATGTCTTCCTCTTTCACTATTTTTTAAGGATTATATTTTGCAAtcatcactctggccactaagcctaataataactTAACAATTGCCAATTCTGTAAGGGTTTTCATCTTTtacaggatcacaatagaagataacacctctatagatgatCCATTATGCAgctaaataaaaacagattagaaaaaaaagtgatttattttatctggttttaataaatttggTACATTGAACGTGGAAATGTCTTAAATGTGTGAAATTGATGTTTATTATCTTAAGAGGATCTATAAAAATAAATGCACATAGAGCTGTGAAGAGAGCCCAGGCAAGACTAAACACGAGCAAGTCTCCGCATGTACAACACAAGGCCAAAAATAGATAAAGCCCCTGGAAAGTTGCCAGTGTAATGTGTGTGTGCTCGGGGTGTGTGGGGAGGCCGAACCAAAGGAAAAGGAAATATCCTAGAAATATATTAGTTAGATATCTAAGATTAGTCTCACACTAGCATCACCAtctgaggaccagaacaacgggtaGGCGCAGAGTCCGACAAACCCCATCGTTTCAGAGGAAAATCCTCCTCCGCTGATTTTCAGGCCGATACTACGATGGAGACTCCACCACCATTTTCtcattgtatattatacactttTCACATCCAAAGAGTAATACAGATAGGCCTTAGTCAGCCACTCAGGAGCCCTtgaaatctccccccccccccaatggtcaCCATTATTCTAGAAGTTCTAGTTTGTAACTTTAGCATAAAACATCCGAGGTGCGGGTGCGGGGCTAGATCAGGGCACAGAGCACATATCACACAATCCCCCGGACTAATGGCAGAAACGCTCCAACCTCATTTCTAGATGGGCTCGGAATAGCTGTTCATTAAGAACACGGTCGCTCGGGATTTTACTGACAATGCAGAGATCATTGTCCCTATTTATAGCctgcacctgcgcccagtctGGCATGTCAATACTGCAATAAAATGGAGCACACAAAGCGGctaaaactaccccccccccccccccaggaaaaTGTCCTACTGTGTCTGCGAAACATCAAAGTCATCATAATGTTTCTGCATCATTGACATATCAGGACTACGGTTTCTATGTAAGTCCAGTATAGTATGGGCACATGTCTGCCTCCTACTAGCCAAAGTGACACAAgaaataatggggggggggggggaattattaAGACCCCATGCACGCGAgcgagtttgcagcagaatgcactcagatgatATCCCAGGCGTTCCGTGacgcattcatttctataggagcttcCGTTCCATCCCATTCCGATGACACGCATGATTCCTGTTCCATGGATTGTCTTGGCCAAAGTTTGGACTGATAACATGTCTGCCAGCGAATATCAAGGAATACACCAGACTCATTGTTTATGAGTCCGGTGTATTCGCGAGCAGATTGGTATACATAACATAGAAATATTCTGCGCAGGAAAAAGTTACGAtaagagaccccggagtataagaaTAGCAAATCTGGTCACGAAAGTTTCACCATTATTCAGCGTGATGCATTTAGTGATGTTAGCCAACACTAATCCCAAGGATCGGTCATCTGCGTTTCACTTTAATGTAGTTTATAGAATTGCTCTtgtgatgaaaaaaaaattacaccgtTGCGTTTTTTGCACTAAATGAGAAAATACCATTTACAACCTTCCTGCCTCTCGTCCTTCCCTTTCTTCGCACAAGGCCATGATCAGAATAACTATCATTGTCTGGAACGTTTTACTGTTTACTTAAGCATATAACTAAGAAGTCATTTGTATCTGGAGCCGTTCCAAGCAGATTTGCATTAGGATGCTAATGAAGCTGTTTCCTGATGCGAGGCCGCGGTATATTCCTGCTCTATGCAGTCTGCGGAAGGGAAAGCCTAAATACTCTCCCCCACCAGGGAGATAATCCTATATACACAACACATGTCTGTATACAACACATTTCTCAGAAGCTACTGTACGTTAGTATTGTTCATGATCTGCCCCCTACGAGGCAAAACCATCCAGGAAGGGCTCAGGAAGTCATTGCGATCCTTTCCCTGACGCCAAGAAACATAAGCTATGGAACGGGTGTATACGTGTGGCGGGCTGGTTGTTTGACTATTGTGATATTTTATTCTAAAGATGCTTTTCTACATACCATAGGGTAGCATAAAATAATATATTGATGCAAAGATCGAAACATGTTGCAAGACTTACTCGGGAGAACGGCATGTGCCTGGGAAATTCTCGAGATAGCTGATAGGCCATTCACCCTACGAGCATGGACACTATCCCTTTCTTATGACACTAGTACTATACTTCCCTTTTAGACAAGACGGAATGTAAAGTGCCCAAGTCATATAATAACAGGCCTCACGGGCCTACATTATTGGGAGTTCATAAGGTCGCCGCTTTGTATGGGAGCCTCTAGGACGTTGCAGGAGAGATGTTAAGAAGTATACATATGACTTGGGATACTTAGTGAAGGGGACAAGGACCTTTTGGGTGCTTCAACCCTACCCACTTACCATGGTCAATGACCACTCTTGAGCTTGGCCATTTCAGATGGGTAGGGCTTTGGACCTGAAATGGATGCATCCACTAGTTCCTTGCCCTTCTTCACTCCCCTAGTTTCTGTAGTCAACCCCAACCGTCGAACCTGGTCAAACCAGTAGCCTGTTATATACCATTGAGACGCAATAACACCAAAACAACCGTCTGTCAATGGGTCTTTCTTCCTTCAAGGAGAATTTATTTGCATAACCCCCTAGTAGAGCAAGGTCTGTGAGACTCAACATGCCGTAAGTTGGCCTGCAAAGGTGACATTGTCCTAAGGAGACCTGATACCCCGTCTGATACCACTTGTAACCCAAAGCTCATCTAGCAACAAGTGCAAAAAAACTATACATGCCATAAACAAGAGCGACATTGTTGGTCTGATCTATCACTTTCACACACTGATAAGCCGAACATGTTCACCGGGATTTACTTTACTAGAGATAAATGGATTTATCCAATGTCCTTAGCTGATTCCATAGTGTCATGTCAGGAAACGGAATATATAAGGCCTGTAAATCTTAGCGAAGATAACTAAAATGTAtagtaaaatatacaaaatactgcAACACAATAATATTCAGAAAGCTATAGGATATAAACTCATACGTCACATGGTGAATTACATAGCCAAAGAGATTTCAAGCCGTATAAACCTAATGATGTCATTTATCCCCGGACCAACCACCGTTTTATTGCACATCCTTCTTTTTTCAGCTTTGCTCATTTGCCTATCCAATTACGTCTATCCCATTATCACAGTAGAAACAGTTAGACGTAATGGTATACTGCCGAGGTGGGATTATTCCCCCATTAGGTTTGGACTACACATATATTTGCGCAGCAAGATTGTACAATGTAAATTTCACCTGGTTATATGGGGTTGTCAAAAGAACTGATATCTATATTCTGTTATTAACGTCTATGAACGTCACATACAGGGCCTACGGACTCCTATGTACAGTGAAGAACGTTGTCTATGAGCCTACTGGGGGGCTTTCTCAGATCTACACCTTAAGGAAGTCATCATACAATTCATAGAGCTAAGGGGACCATATACTATGACCTCCCGATAATCCCCTACGTACACAAGCTCAGTCAAATGTGCATACAGCATGTTCCAAATGGGTAGACAGAGAGAAATCCATAGCCAGACACCATTCCTGGCCTGTAGCAACTGGAGAAGGACCAACCGACCGGATAGGtcaaggacagcgctcacccaattatTAGGAATCTTCTTTATTGAACAACAGTCAAAGGGAATGGCACAATGCGTTTCGGAGCCATCCCAGGCCAGTacatttgcacttgataaaggacctaTGGGTCCGAAACACGTTGTACCATTCCCTTTGAGTGTTGTTCAGTAAAGTTCCTAataattgggtgagcgctgtccttgaTCTATCCAGTCGGTTGGTGCTTCTCCTGTTGCTACATGATACGTCCTTGTGATGTCCATCAGCTGCTGCCGTCCATCTGGTTTACCTGATTGTGCTTTGGGTTGTGGTGACGCTCTCACAACCCTGATCTTTCTTCCCCCTCATCGGGGTAGAGTCGGAaggcctccatacacattagttgGCCAGTCCCACGCAAGTCAGTGGGGTCAGCCAAGATTAATTCAATGTGCATGCCTATCTCCATATCCAATTCCTACCCAAATATCAGAAAATTCTAGATATAAATATCGATTCACCCCATATATCAAAGAAGTCAAGTATTACTCATTGTATTCTATCGTAAGAAATATCTCAAGTCAACTTAACTTTGACAAACTACTTGACGTCAATATTTTTCTAGATTTGCCATACATTGGCAGCCTTCTACAGCTCTAGAATACATCACTTGTCCACATCGGGCCCATCCAATATCATTATACACAAAGACTAGACACACGGTTATTGTATAGGAAAGGATGATGTCTCACCTGGTCAGGACCACTTACGGGAGGGAATAAAACCTCAGTTTCACCGACCAAGCTTTTCAGCTGTGGAAAATTTAATGGCTTCATGAAGGTGaaatcatttttatcagacatggTAGAAAAACAGGACTTGGTAGCAAAACACTGACCCTGGGGATCCATAGGACCCATTCTAACTTCCATATATTTCAGAGTACCATCCGGGTTCAGACGAAGGGTCGGATATTGTCCTGTATATTGGCTCGGTTTGGGGGTCTCTTGACAGCACCACCCAGAACCTCTATGATCCTTCTTCAGGTATTTTATGAGTAATATAGTAAAAGTAATAAACGACACACAACTTATAGCCACAAGAGAAATGATTAGGTACATGGTCACGTCAGACTTATTAGGTATACTCTGGAATAAATCCTTGGACTTCATGTTTTCTTGGACCAAACCATCTTCTAACGTCACAATAATTGTGACGGTGGCGGATAAAGGTGGTTCCCCGTGATCTTTGATTAAAATCACTAAACTATGTTCTAGATTTTCATTTTCCTGAAAACTACGAGCCGTTCTAATCTCCCCAGTTTGTGAAGATATGGAAAATAAAGATGAGTCGGTGGCTTTAGCAATTTCATAAGATAACCACGCATTGTGGCCAGAATCTAGATCCATAGCTGTGACTTTTGTGACAAAGTAACCCCCAGGAGATGTTTTTGGAATCCTCTGTTGGGCAGTAGACTCGTCTGTATGTTCCGGGTAGAAAATTTTTGGAGCGTTGTCATTTGTATCCAAAATGAAGATAAAAACTGTTGCGTTGGAAACTTGTTTCGGAGATCCAGAATCTTCCACTTTTACTTGGACCTGTAAAACCTGGACTTGTTCGAAATCGAAGGAACGTTGTGCATAGATTCCACCGCTTTTCGGATTGATGTATACAAAAGAAGATATTGAAGAAGATCCTTCGACTGGGCTGTCAAGGATTGAGTAAACCAAATTTGAGTTCTCACCTTCATCTGGATCTGAAGCAGATACCTCCACAAGTAGTTGTCCAGGTGTGTTATTTTCTTGTACGCCAGCAGTGTACGTGGCTTGTGAAAAAGTAGGTTTGTTATCATTGATGTCTGAAATTTTGAGAGTGATTGTTTGCCGCGTCCTTAGAGGAGGAGAACCCATATCTCTGGCAATGAGATCAATGACGTAGTCAGGTACTGTTTCTCTATCTAGAACACCATCGGTAACCAAGGAGTAATGGTCATGTGAGAAAGTGAACTTAAATGGTAAATCAGAGGGCAACTCCAGCATCACTTGCCCATTTTCCCCAGAATCTTTATCTTTTACTCTGAAAAGACCAACAACGGTGCCCACTGACGTATCTTCTGGAACATCTGTCATTAAGGAGGTCACCAGGATCTCTGGAGCATTATCATTGACATCATCAATTTCAATTTGCACGATACAATTA includes the following:
- the LOC142204081 gene encoding protocadherin gamma-C5-like isoform X4; this translates as MDIHNSAETWRWQVKCFFFLCSWGWVSGQLRYSIVEESDPGTVVGNVAQDLGLKITDLSKRRLRMGTEGSRKYFAVNWEDGALVVNEKIDRESLCGTSTSCLLPVEVVIENPLQLHQVMVEILDINDNSPVFSNPERTIKITELLASPGARFALESAHDLDVGSNGIKQYRLDPSPYFSLSVKKRSDGTLIPELVLEKVLDREELDRHHLILTAVDGGDPSRTGTSQINIIVMDLNDNAPKFDKGLYKVNVKENSPPNTVLLQLNATDLDEGVNGDIEYSFEDHVPDSVKKVFGLNPNTGVISIIGPIDHEESRSFELPVRARDRGVTEMEGNCIVQIEIDDVNDNAPEILVTSLMTDVPEDTSVGTVVGLFRVKDKDSGENGQVMLELPSDLPFKFTFSHDHYSLVTDGVLDRETVPDYVIDLIARDMGSPPLRTRQTITLKISDINDNKPTFSQATYTAGVQENNTPGQLLVEVSASDPDEGENSNLVYSILDSPVEGSSSISSFVYINPKSGGIYAQRSFDFEQVQVLQVQVKVEDSGSPKQVSNATVFIFILDTNDNAPKIFYPEHTDESTAQQRIPKTSPGGYFVTKVTAMDLDSGHNAWLSYEIAKATDSSLFSISSQTGEIRTARSFQENENLEHSLVILIKDHGEPPLSATVTIIVTLEDGLVQENMKSKDLFQSIPNKSDVTMYLIISLVAISCVSFITFTILLIKYLKKDHRGSGWCCQETPKPSQYTGQYPTLRLNPDGTLKYMEVRMGPMDPQGQCFATKSCFSTMSDKNDFTFMKPLNFPQLKSLVGETEVLFPPVSGPDQQAQPNAEWRFSQAQRPGPSGAQPTEEAGVWPNNQFETERLQAMILASANEAAEGTSGLGGGTGTMGLSARYGPQFTLQHVPDYRQNVYIPGSTLTPTNAGGKRDGKGGGNKKKSGKKDKK
- the LOC142204081 gene encoding protocadherin gamma-C5-like isoform X10, whose translation is MDIHNSAETWRWQVKCFFFLCSWGWVSGQLRYSIVEESDPGTVVGNVAQDLGLKITDLSKRRLRMGTEGSRKYFAVNWEDGALVVNEKIDRESLCGTSTSCLLPVEVVIENPLQLHQVMVEILDINDNSPVFSNPERTIKITELLASPGARFALESAHDLDVGSNGIKQYRLDPSPYFSLSVKKRSDGTLIPELVLEKVLDREELDRHHLILTAVDGGDPSRTGTSQINIIVMDLNDNAPKFDKGLYKVNVKENSPPNTVLLQLNATDLDEGVNGDIEYSFEDHVPDSVKKVFGLNPNTGVISIIGPIDHEESRSFELPVRARDRGVTEMEGNCIVQIEIDDVNDNAPEILVTSLMTDVPEDTSVGTVVGLFRVKDKDSGENGQVMLELPSDLPFKFTFSHDHYSLVTDGVLDRETVPDYVIDLIARDMGSPPLRTRQTITLKISDINDNKPTFSQATYTAGVQENNTPGQLLVEVSASDPDEGENSNLVYSILDSPVEGSSSISSFVYINPKSGGIYAQRSFDFEQVQVLQVQVKVEDSGSPKQVSNATVFIFILDTNDNAPKIFYPEHTDESTAQQRIPKTSPGGYFVTKVTAMDLDSGHNAWLSYEIAKATDSSLFSISSQTGEIRTARSFQENENLEHSLVILIKDHGEPPLSATVTIIVTLEDGLVQENMKSKDLFQSIPNKSDVTMYLIISLVAISCVSFITFTILLIKYLKKDHRGSGWCCQETPKPSQYTGQYPTLRLNPDGTLKYMEVRMGPMDPQGQCFATKSCFSTMSDKNDFTFMKPLNFPQLKSLVGETEVLFPPVSGPDQAQPNAEWRFSQAQRPGPSGAQPTEEAGVWPNNQFETERLQAMILASANEAAEGTSGLGGGTGTMGLSARYGPQFTLQHVPDYRQNVYIPGSTLTPTNAGGKRDGKGGGNKKKSGKKDKK